From the Candidatus Bathyarchaeota archaeon genome, one window contains:
- a CDS encoding TATA-box-binding protein, with protein sequence MSTPTAKSSISIQNVVASATLNQKVDLNSVVKGYPGVEYRPEQFPGLVFRLKRPKTATLIFSSGKMVCTGAKSEKEARRAVMKVVKELKKGGIIIISKPELKIQNIVASASLGGMIDLERAAYTLGRAMYEPEQFPGLIYRMAEPKVVILLFASGKLVCTGAKKEEYVYVAVEQLHKLLEEQDLIFYD encoded by the coding sequence ATGTCCACGCCTACCGCTAAATCCAGCATAAGCATACAAAACGTAGTTGCCTCGGCTACTTTAAACCAAAAAGTAGACCTCAACTCCGTAGTGAAAGGCTACCCCGGCGTAGAATACCGCCCTGAACAGTTCCCCGGGCTTGTTTTTAGGCTAAAAAGACCCAAAACCGCCACCCTAATTTTTAGTTCAGGAAAAATGGTTTGCACAGGCGCAAAATCCGAAAAAGAAGCCCGCCGTGCCGTCATGAAAGTTGTCAAGGAACTCAAGAAAGGCGGTATAATCATCATAAGCAAGCCTGAGCTTAAGATACAAAATATTGTGGCGTCGGCAAGTTTGGGCGGCATGATTGATTTGGAGAGGGCTGCTTACACTTTGGGCAGAGCCATGTATGAGCCTGAACAGTTTCCCGGTTTGATTTACCGTATGGCGGAGCCAAAAGTTGTGATTTTGCTGTTTGCAAGCGGCAAACTCGTTTGCACGGGTGCTAAAAAGGAAGAGTATGTGTACGTTGCGGTTGAGCAGTTGCATAAGCTGTTGGAAGAGCAAGACCTGATTTTCTACGACTAA
- a CDS encoding sodium:calcium antiporter, with product MAIEFGDLIVNILIISASFVVLNYASSLTIGNAVKVATATRLGKTAVGFSLLAFSTSLPELTVAVNAALSGGAPISVGNALGSNIVNICVVVGLAALVLFFKRKKMPSASNLVPEFAKSELNSIYFGLLVSSMIPLVLIYISEATWVVGFILISIFVVYMYNMSKVRLPTDENSEATPSEGKSKLKRYGLLTIVGALGVVASAHFLVDSAVSIAQGAGIPQTVIGATIIAFGTSLPELTIDLKAFSKGQSALAFGDIIGSSFVNITLILGITLFVPALIGTPIVMNMAAYQNLVIFSIITNLFFWYFISQGKLTWREGALFLIVYALFLITTLGAM from the coding sequence ATGGCTATAGAATTTGGTGACCTTATAGTTAATATCTTGATAATTAGCGCCTCGTTTGTTGTTTTGAACTATGCAAGCAGCCTCACCATCGGAAACGCTGTAAAGGTAGCAACTGCTACGCGCCTAGGAAAAACCGCTGTTGGTTTTAGTTTGCTTGCATTTTCGACGTCGTTGCCTGAGTTAACCGTGGCTGTTAACGCTGCGCTTTCGGGCGGCGCGCCCATATCAGTAGGAAACGCGTTGGGCTCAAACATCGTTAACATCTGCGTCGTGGTCGGTTTAGCCGCGCTTGTCTTGTTTTTCAAACGCAAAAAAATGCCCAGCGCATCCAACTTAGTTCCAGAATTCGCAAAGTCAGAGCTAAACAGCATATACTTTGGGTTACTGGTCTCCTCCATGATACCGCTCGTGTTGATTTACATTAGCGAAGCCACATGGGTTGTAGGGTTTATCCTGATTTCTATTTTCGTGGTTTACATGTACAACATGTCCAAGGTTAGACTGCCAACTGACGAAAACTCGGAAGCCACTCCCTCAGAGGGAAAGTCAAAACTAAAACGCTATGGGCTGCTGACAATTGTGGGTGCTTTGGGCGTAGTAGCAAGCGCGCATTTTCTTGTGGACTCCGCAGTTTCAATAGCTCAGGGCGCAGGCATTCCCCAAACGGTCATAGGCGCAACCATAATCGCGTTTGGAACCAGCCTGCCAGAACTCACGATAGATCTAAAAGCATTCAGCAAAGGACAATCCGCGTTGGCGTTTGGAGACATAATCGGCAGCAGCTTCGTAAACATCACCCTCATACTGGGAATCACACTCTTCGTACCCGCGCTCATAGGCACACCCATAGTCATGAACATGGCAGCATACCAGAACTTGGTCATATTCTCCATAATCACAAACCTGTTCTTCTGGTACTTCATATCCCAAGGAAAACTAACATGGAGAGAAGGAGCATTGTTCCTGATAGTCTATGCCCTGTTCCTAATCACCACGCTGGGAGCGATGTAG
- the pyrE gene encoding orotate phosphoribosyltransferase: MAKTKKTEMAKILTKIDALQFGLFDMADGKVSPYYIDLRVIPSFPDAFKDICALYEQTIKKKIGMKSFDRIAGIPLAGLPFASQVAYNLGKPFLYVRKEDKGQGRERRVEGVLVSGERVLLVDDLTTTGLTLGQAAESVRAEGGVVVNAVSLLDREEGAKEKLNQKGIDLQAVLKISEVAKSLYEMGTIDEESLNVIMKQIKKKKANQPKR, from the coding sequence ATGGCTAAAACCAAAAAAACCGAAATGGCAAAAATCTTAACAAAAATTGATGCCCTGCAATTTGGGCTCTTTGACATGGCAGACGGCAAAGTAAGCCCGTACTACATTGACTTGAGGGTTATTCCTAGTTTTCCTGACGCCTTCAAAGACATCTGCGCCTTGTACGAGCAGACCATAAAAAAGAAGATAGGGATGAAAAGTTTTGACCGCATCGCAGGCATTCCCTTGGCGGGTCTTCCTTTTGCCTCGCAGGTGGCGTACAATCTTGGAAAACCGTTCTTGTATGTGCGTAAGGAGGATAAGGGTCAGGGTCGTGAGCGGCGTGTGGAGGGGGTTTTGGTCAGCGGCGAGCGGGTTTTGCTGGTTGATGATTTGACAACGACGGGGTTGACGTTGGGGCAAGCTGCAGAGTCGGTTAGGGCAGAAGGCGGCGTAGTCGTCAACGCGGTTTCGCTGCTGGACCGTGAAGAGGGCGCAAAAGAAAAGCTTAACCAAAAAGGCATAGACTTGCAGGCGGTGCTCAAGATAAGCGAAGTAGCCAAATCACTCTACGAAATGGGCACCATAGACGAAGAAAGCCTCAACGTGATTATGAAACAAATCAAGAAAAAGAAGGCTAACCAACCTAAGCGTTAG
- a CDS encoding MBL fold metallo-hydrolase has translation MPVDKVPEKNSILFVWLNNYAGVLIKTPTRTLLIDPVDVKARNFPKVDAILITHEHYDHLDQRLIAEFQKTTGCAVIADATSIKSLKTNLSSNKLYETKPGDHIKIGAVNVKSEKCNHKAAASPVSFIITSEDGVKIFHTADSMPYPEMVDIGLREKLDIVFCTVGIAQGTSPEAGSEIAWLTKPKVAIPYHTNSVASQKKFAQILRKDMPKTACLIPEVNKIYQISKGESQNG, from the coding sequence ATGCCAGTAGACAAGGTTCCCGAGAAAAACAGTATCCTGTTCGTGTGGCTCAACAACTACGCTGGAGTCCTGATTAAAACCCCAACGCGAACACTCCTAATAGACCCTGTAGATGTCAAAGCCCGCAATTTTCCCAAAGTCGACGCGATTTTAATAACTCATGAACACTACGACCACTTAGACCAACGCCTAATAGCCGAGTTTCAGAAAACCACTGGCTGCGCAGTCATAGCAGACGCCACCTCAATCAAAAGCCTCAAAACAAACCTGTCCTCAAACAAGCTCTACGAAACCAAACCAGGCGACCACATCAAAATCGGTGCAGTCAACGTCAAATCCGAAAAATGCAACCACAAAGCCGCCGCATCCCCCGTCTCATTCATCATAACCAGCGAAGACGGCGTAAAAATCTTCCACACCGCCGACAGCATGCCATACCCCGAAATGGTAGACATCGGATTACGAGAAAAACTCGACATCGTATTTTGCACAGTAGGCATTGCACAGGGAACCTCCCCAGAAGCAGGTTCGGAAATCGCGTGGTTAACCAAACCCAAAGTAGCAATACCGTATCACACGAACTCGGTGGCAAGCCAGAAAAAATTTGCCCAAATCCTTCGCAAAGACATGCCAAAAACAGCATGTCTCATCCCCGAAGTGAACAAGATTTACCAAATCTCCAAAGGTGAATCCCAAAATGGCTAA